The Cyclobacterium amurskyense genome contains the following window.
TGAGCCTCTTTAATTTCCAGAACATCGCCAGGAATTGCAATTGCCCGTTTTATATAGTTGGTTTTTAAATCAACAGGATATTGAAATTCTTCAGGGAAATTAAAGACCACTACATCATTTCTTTTAATAGAAGTAAACCCAGGAAGTCTATAGTAAGGCAATTGAATAGCCTCTGAATAGGACTTTAGGTCCGTTCCCCAAATTTTCTGATGGGTCAATGGAACCTGGAGGATGGTTTTGGGTACCCTAGTTCCATAATGCATCTTACTTACAAATAGAAAGTCACCTACTAAAAGGGATTTTTCCATAGAGGCAGTAGGAATGGTAAAAGGTTCCAATAATAACCACCTTATCAAACTGGCTGCAATGACTGCAAAAAGCAATGCATCTATCCATTCTCTGGAGGCTGATTTTTTGTTTTTTTCTTGATTCATTTTTGTGTAGTTAAAAATCCAAAAAATCATTCATTGATAAAACTCCCTTTTTACCAGGCAGCCATTCGGCCACCAAAACTGCTCCAAGGGCAAAACCCTTTCTATTGTGAGCGGTATGGTTAATGGTAATGTCATCAATTTCAGATTTATAAGACACAATATGTGTCCCTGGAGCAGGGTCTATTCTTTTGGAGGTGATAGGTAAAGTTCTTTCTTTTGGTTGAGTGCTATCACTTTGTAACTCCCAATCAGTATACCTATGGTTATTGTCAATTAGTCCTTCAGCCAAGGTAATGGCCGTACCACTAGGAGCGTCTTTTTTCTCTGTATGGTGTATTTCCTCAAGAGTTGCCTTGTAGGCCTCTTGGTCATTCATTAGTTTAGCAAGAAAAGCATTGACTTTAAAAAATATATTTACGCCTATGCTAAAATTTGAACTGTAAAAAAGAGCCCCATCCTTCTGTTTACAAAGGTTAGTTACTCCATCCTTGTCATCCATCCAACCTGTAGTACCTACAACGACAGGAACGCCATGTTGCATGCACCAGGTAATGTTTCCAACTGCTGAACTCGGCTGACTAAATTCGATAGCTACATCTATTTCATTTGTGTCCAAATGATCTAAGTCTGCAACATTTTCAATATTAATTTTGGCGACTATGCGATGGCCTCTTTCTTCGGCCATTTGGGAAATAATTTTTCCCATTTTACCATATCCTAATATCAGAATATTCATATTAAAATTTAATTTTAAATGAAAGCCCTATTGCACTGTTATTGGCTAATAAAGGCTCCATACTTGGTTCAAGTTTAAAGGTAAGGTCATCGCTAACGTCAAATCCTGAAAGGTGTGCGTCTACAAAAGCATCTACCGCTCCCAAAGCATATATTGCTCCAAAAACCATATACATTGCATCCCTATTTCTTCTCCAGTATTCGACGTTTCTAATGATTCCATCCTCATTTAAATTTGGAAAGGGATTGGCCTCAGTTCCTTCTCTAACGATATCAAGTGCTACGATAAACTCCTTGTACCTTCTATTATTAAAATTCAAAAAATACACAGCTGCCGAAACACCACTGTAAAGTAAAGGTAATTTCCAGACTTTTTCATTATAAACCTGGCCTGCTCCGGGAAACATTAGGGCCAAATAGATCGCTTTTTTAGGATTTTTAACATTTGTAGGTGCCTCATTTCCTATACTATCAGTTAGGGACGCGTTAAAATCCTCTTCTTGAGCAATACTTGAATGCACAAAAAAAAGGCATAACAGTCCTAAAGCAAGGCGCATAAGCTTTGGTTGGAGACTAGTTTTATCTGCCATAAAGAAATCCCGGCATTTCACTTATATCAATTCAAGAATTTCAAGAATCCTGTTAAGGTCACTGGTTGAATGAAAAGGAATTTTGATTTCGCCTTTATCTTTTTTATCAGATTTCAACGAAACTTTGGTTCCAAAATGGGAAGCTAATTTTTGTTGAAGCTTATTTATCTCATATTTTTTTACGGGATCAAGGCTTTCAGACTCCTTGGTGGGCTTTTGAGGGGCACCATCATTGAGCTCCTTTACAAGGGCTTCTACCTTACGAACACTTAACTCCTCCTCAATGGTTTTTTTGAAAATAGCCAGTTGCTTGTCTACATCTTCTATATTGATCAATGCTCTGGCATGCCCCATGCTTATTTTTTGATCCCTTATACCAGCCTGAATATCTGGCGGTAATTTTAATAAGCGAAGGTAATTGTTGACTGTGGTACGGTTTTTACCTACCCTATCACCCAATTGCTCCTGCTTGAGGTCACATTCGGCCAAAAGTCTTTGGTAAGAATGGGCAATTTCAAGGGCATTAAGGTTTTCTCTTTGAATGTTTTCGATCAGGGCCATTTCCAGCATTTGCTGGTCATTGGCTGTCCGAATATAGGCAGGAATCATCTCTAGCCCAGCTAATTTGGACGCTTGAAACCTTCTTTCACCTGATATTAATTGGTACTCATTATCAGCAAGCCTTCTTACCGTAATCGGCTGAATAATACCCTGAACTCTGATAGATTCTGCTAGTTCTTCCAGCGCTGTTTTATCAAAATGTGTTCTGGGTTGGTAGGGGTTAACTTGTACATCTGACAATGAAATTTCAAAAATCCCTGCAACAGGCATTTTATCTTCTTCAGCTTCAGTACTTTTATCCTTCTGAGGAGAATCTTTTAATAATGCTCCTAATCCTTTCCCTAAAGCTCCTCTTTTTTTACTATTTGTTTTATTGACAGCCATTGTTCTATTTTATTCAATTTTCTTTTGCCAATCCATTTTTAGTGGCAATTTCATTGGCCAAATTCAAGTAGGCTACGGCCCCTTTACCGGTTGCATCAAAAGCGACAACTGGCATACCAAAACTTGGTGATTCACTCAGTTTCACATTCCTAGGAATGATCGTATCGAAAGTCATGTCTTTGAAATGCATACGGACTTCTTCTACTACTTGATTGGATAGTCTTAATCTAACGTCATACATGGTTAATAGTATGCCTTCTATCTCAAGTTCTGGATTCAATCTGGTTTGAATAATCTTTATGGTATTTAATAGCTTACCCAATCCTTCAAGTGCGAAATATTCACACTGCACGGGAATGACCACCGAATTGGCAGCAGTAAGCGCATTAATTGTTATTAAACCAAGAGATGGTGAACAGTCAATGATAATAAAATCATATCGATCCCTGATTTCCTGAATAACCCCACGCATCTTTTCCTCTCTATCTTCCAGGTTAACCATTTCTACTTCCGCACCTACAAGATCTATATGTGAAGGTACCAAGTCCAAATGATCAATTTCAGTCGAAATAATGATTTCATTGATATCATTTTCATTTACCATGCATTCGTAAATACTTATCTCTATTTCCTTAGGATCAAAGCCCAGGCCAGATGTAGTATTGGCTTGAGGATCTGCGTCGATCACCAAGGTTTTGTACTCCAACACAGCTAAACTGGCTGCTAGGTTCATGGCAGTAGTGGTTTTCCCTACTCCTCCTTTTTGATTAGCTATTGCGATTACTTTTCCCATTGTCTTTTATAGCGAAATACTTTCTCCTATGTTTAGCAAAATCAATTCTTTCCCACGGCCCACTGCTTCAGTTTTTGCTGCTTCTTTATTTATTTCAATTGGTTCAAATGTATCATAGTGCATGCCTATAATTTTATCCGTCCCCACAAATTCAGCAGCTTTCAATGCATCCGTAATACCTATGGTAAAGTTATCCCCAATTGGTAAAATTGCAAAATCAATGTCAAAGGATTCTCCAATTAATTTCATGTCGTAACTTAAGGTGGTATCACCGGCATAATAAAAGGTGCCTTGATCTGAAGCCACTACGAAACCTCCGGGATTCCCCCCATAAGATCCATCCGGAAGTGAACTACTGTACACTGCATTGACATATTTCACCGTCCCAAAATCAAAATCCTTGGCACCTCCATGATTCATACCAAACACCTTCTTAATCCCTCTGTTTTTAAACCAGGTGACGATCTCAAAATTAGACACCAAAGTGGCTTCATTGTTATTTACAATCCTTTCAACGTCAAATACATGGTATTCATGTCCATGGCTAACCAATACAAAGTCAGTGGTAATCTTATCGATTTCTATGTCAGAGGCTAGTGGATTTGGTGAAATAAAAGGGTCAAATAAAATCGTTTTATCTCCTAAATCCACCAAGAAAGTCGAATGACCAAAATACTTCAGTTCAATCATAGATTATTTTGAATTTCGATTTTTCATGCGATTACAAATATATCATTTTAATCCGAACTATGGCCAGCATGATTCCTTGATCCGTCAGTTTAAAAACCCAAACCTGAAAAATATTCACTTGGGGACAAAGAACAATAGTTGGACTTTTTTTACTTTTTCAAATCAATTGTTTGTTAATACCACCTGCTAAACCCCTGATAACGTTATGATTTATCATAACTACTTAATTTTTATTCAAGCTAAAAAATGAATTGTTTTTCACTACATATGCCAATGATTATCTGATTTCCAATTTTACAATTATTGTTTATTTATAGAGGCAAGCCACCTAATGACAGCTATGCCAATAATAAGATTTCTATCAGCGACAATTAAATTAAGCAGTACTTCGAAATATTAAAACAACCTACATTCAATAGCTATAAATTTAACCCGAAATATGCAATAGACAATCTATTACGTGCTGAAATCGCTTTAAAATCAATCACTAATAACCCTATTCTCAAATCCGAGATAAATTATTTTCACAGGAAAAGCATTCCGAGCGGTATGAGCCATTAATGGATAAAAAAAAGGCATGGAATCATCCATGCCTTTTCTCTCAAAATAGTAAGTAAACAATCAATTATGAATTCTATTATCTATTCCAAGTTTAGTATAAAAGGGAAGAAAAATTACTTTCCTTTACCTTTTCTCTTTTTAGTTTCAGTTTTGTTATTCTCTGAAGCCTTCATGGCTTGTTCAATTTTCATTTGAAACTTAGATTTCTTCTTATTCGCATTTTTAAGCTTGCTTTCTTCCACTTTGGCTCTGATTTTATCATCATCGACAAATTGTTTGATCAAATACTGCTGACCGAAAGTCACCATATTAGACACGAAATAATAGAAACTAAGTGCAGCAGGGAATGAGTTTAAAACAAACATAAACACCACTGGCATAACATAACCTATATTTTTCATCGGCCCTTGGGCGGTAGTCAATTGGTTATTGAAATGAGTGTAAGCAATTTGAGACACTGTCATTAGCAGTGTAAACAAACTCACATGATCCCCATAAAATGGAATCGTAAAGGGAAGGTTTAAAATAGAGTCATAAGTTGACAAATCATGCGCCCAAAGGAAGGACTCTTGCCTCAATTCAATTGAATTAGGGAAGAAAAAGAACATGGCCAATAAGAAAGGCATCTGAAGCACCATAGGCAGACAACCTGAAATTGGGCTTACACCAAGTTGGCTGAACAGTTTCATCTGTTCTTGCTGCATCTTGGTTTGGTCTTCTCCGTACTTTTCTTTTAACTCATCTATTTCCGGTTTAATCACCCTCATCTTAGCCATTCCAATGTAAGACTTGTAAGTCAAAGGCAAAAGGAACAATTTGATAATGAAGACAATCAATATTATTATCACACCATAATTGTCAAAGAAATTTTCCAACCAGTGGAACAAATTGACAATAATGTATTTATTGACCCAACTCACAAAAATATACCCCATGTCCACATTCTTATCGAACTCAGGGGTTACATTTTTTAGAATTTTATAATTGTTCGGTCCAAAATAATAACTTACCTCTCCGTTTATAGGAAGCAATAAGGTGGCAGACATGTTCTTAACAAAAGAGGAATCCAAAGGAGTCTCTTGCGCCAGGTTACCACTGTTAAACTGGTTTTTAGCAATAATTCCGGTAGTGAAAAACCGTTGTTTGAAGGCAACCCATTTCAAAGGCTCTCCTATCTGTTCTGCATCATCTCCTTCTCCAGTGGACAAGTAATCGTAAGTTTCATCTGCAGTATAGAAATTCATAT
Protein-coding sequences here:
- a CDS encoding DUF5683 domain-containing protein, which gives rise to MADKTSLQPKLMRLALGLLCLFFVHSSIAQEEDFNASLTDSIGNEAPTNVKNPKKAIYLALMFPGAGQVYNEKVWKLPLLYSGVSAAVYFLNFNNRRYKEFIVALDIVREGTEANPFPNLNEDGIIRNVEYWRRNRDAMYMVFGAIYALGAVDAFVDAHLSGFDVSDDLTFKLEPSMEPLLANNSAIGLSFKIKF
- a CDS encoding ParA family protein, yielding MGKVIAIANQKGGVGKTTTAMNLAASLAVLEYKTLVIDADPQANTTSGLGFDPKEIEISIYECMVNENDINEIIISTEIDHLDLVPSHIDLVGAEVEMVNLEDREEKMRGVIQEIRDRYDFIIIDCSPSLGLITINALTAANSVVIPVQCEYFALEGLGKLLNTIKIIQTRLNPELEIEGILLTMYDVRLRLSNQVVEEVRMHFKDMTFDTIIPRNVKLSESPSFGMPVVAFDATGKGAVAYLNLANEIATKNGLAKEN
- a CDS encoding ParB/RepB/Spo0J family partition protein, yielding MAVNKTNSKKRGALGKGLGALLKDSPQKDKSTEAEEDKMPVAGIFEISLSDVQVNPYQPRTHFDKTALEELAESIRVQGIIQPITVRRLADNEYQLISGERRFQASKLAGLEMIPAYIRTANDQQMLEMALIENIQRENLNALEIAHSYQRLLAECDLKQEQLGDRVGKNRTTVNNYLRLLKLPPDIQAGIRDQKISMGHARALINIEDVDKQLAIFKKTIEEELSVRKVEALVKELNDGAPQKPTKESESLDPVKKYEINKLQQKLASHFGTKVSLKSDKKDKGEIKIPFHSTSDLNRILEILELI
- a CDS encoding metal-dependent hydrolase, whose protein sequence is MIELKYFGHSTFLVDLGDKTILFDPFISPNPLASDIEIDKITTDFVLVSHGHEYHVFDVERIVNNNEATLVSNFEIVTWFKNRGIKKVFGMNHGGAKDFDFGTVKYVNAVYSSSLPDGSYGGNPGGFVVASDQGTFYYAGDTTLSYDMKLIGESFDIDFAILPIGDNFTIGITDALKAAEFVGTDKIIGMHYDTFEPIEINKEAAKTEAVGRGKELILLNIGESISL
- the dapB gene encoding 4-hydroxy-tetrahydrodipicolinate reductase, which codes for MNILILGYGKMGKIISQMAEERGHRIVAKINIENVADLDHLDTNEIDVAIEFSQPSSAVGNITWCMQHGVPVVVGTTGWMDDKDGVTNLCKQKDGALFYSSNFSIGVNIFFKVNAFLAKLMNDQEAYKATLEEIHHTEKKDAPSGTAITLAEGLIDNNHRYTDWELQSDSTQPKERTLPITSKRIDPAPGTHIVSYKSEIDDITINHTAHNRKGFALGAVLVAEWLPGKKGVLSMNDFLDF
- the yidC gene encoding membrane protein insertase YidC, with the protein product MDKNQATGLILFAAVILVYSLFFASDPQPVIEPQTTNGSTQVQSNAIETDQDLGQVDNAINDSLSNLAAKQKYGDFSDLVKGQETATVLENENIKITLSNKGGEIQKVEVKGFKTYDQKPLILFDSETGKLDYKINSTQGNLSLNDLYFVVKESSEAVDGVQVSTVTFTAIAGSGSIVRKYQLPPTGYELSHKIQGAGLESLISDDVLTINWQSELQRLEEDMGESRRKTYMNFYTADETYDYLSTGEGDDAEQIGEPLKWVAFKQRFFTTGIIAKNQFNSGNLAQETPLDSSFVKNMSATLLLPINGEVSYYFGPNNYKILKNVTPEFDKNVDMGYIFVSWVNKYIIVNLFHWLENFFDNYGVIIILIVFIIKLFLLPLTYKSYIGMAKMRVIKPEIDELKEKYGEDQTKMQQEQMKLFSQLGVSPISGCLPMVLQMPFLLAMFFFFPNSIELRQESFLWAHDLSTYDSILNLPFTIPFYGDHVSLFTLLMTVSQIAYTHFNNQLTTAQGPMKNIGYVMPVVFMFVLNSFPAALSFYYFVSNMVTFGQQYLIKQFVDDDKIRAKVEESKLKNANKKKSKFQMKIEQAMKASENNKTETKKRKGKGK